The following proteins are co-located in the Pseudomonadota bacterium genome:
- a CDS encoding lysophospholipid acyltransferase family protein, whose protein sequence is MGDTVNRMRRLLSFLNLVFATIFLSIVALILYPFDRKGDKVNKIGRLWAIIHLKVCGIRVSLEGLENISEPPYIFMCNHQSVLDIFALLSSLRLSFKWIAKKELFFVPFLGWALKIGKNISLDRKNPRKALKAMSEAARKIKDGMNIIIFPEGTWSKDGTLLPFKKGGFSLALRTGAPIIPVGIKGTGKLQPEGCFVPREKGEIHIKIGKPVYMEEEGNAAKTRLMLEVRSRIERLIGCRDN, encoded by the coding sequence ATGGGGGATACGGTTAATAGAATGAGAAGGCTTCTTTCGTTTCTCAACCTTGTTTTTGCTACAATATTCCTTTCCATTGTCGCCCTTATTTTATACCCCTTTGACCGTAAGGGGGATAAGGTTAATAAAATTGGTAGGTTATGGGCAATCATTCATCTCAAGGTATGCGGTATCAGGGTTTCACTTGAGGGGCTTGAGAACATATCTGAACCCCCTTATATATTTATGTGCAATCATCAAAGCGTACTTGATATATTTGCGCTTCTTTCTTCCCTGCGTTTATCTTTTAAATGGATAGCTAAGAAGGAACTCTTCTTTGTGCCGTTTTTAGGATGGGCATTAAAAATTGGAAAAAACATAAGTCTCGACAGAAAAAATCCGCGAAAAGCCCTGAAGGCAATGAGTGAGGCAGCTCGCAAGATAAAAGACGGTATGAATATCATTATATTTCCGGAAGGGACATGGAGCAAAGACGGTACTCTCCTGCCTTTTAAAAAAGGAGGGTTTTCTCTTGCCCTTCGTACCGGGGCACCTATAATACCGGTAGGCATCAAAGGAACAGGTAAATTGCAGCCGGAAGGCTGCTTTGTTCCGAGAGAAAAAGGGGAGATCCATATAAAAATAGGCAAACCTGTCTATATGGAAGAAGAAGGTAATGCGGCCAAGACCCGCTTAATGCTTGAAGTACGATCCCGCATCGAAAGACTTATAGGATGCCGTGATAACTGA
- a CDS encoding UXX-star (seleno)protein family 1, with translation MSDKIKIFVKQGUPYCAKARLAFEDKAEYIDVRADKSNLEEMLRYSKGRKEVPVVVDGGKVTIGYGGS, from the coding sequence ATGTCTGATAAAATCAAAATATTTGTAAAACAGGGCTGACCATACTGTGCGAAAGCTAGGCTGGCTTTTGAAGATAAGGCTGAATATATCGATGTGAGGGCTGATAAATCCAACCTCGAAGAAATGCTACGCTATTCAAAAGGGCGTAAGGAAGTACCGGTTGTTGTTGATGGTGGTAAAGTGACCATCGGATATGGCGGCTCCTGA
- a CDS encoding alanine--glyoxylate aminotransferase family protein has product MKNLLENIEEVLLMGPGPSCVPPQVYTALSRITLGHLDPYFLNIMDELKEMLRRIMNTRNNLTIPISGTGSAGMEASFVNLVEPGDKVLIMINGVFGMRMQDVANRLGAKVDVLEFPWGTPALLEAVEKKIRQESYRIVAVVHAETSTGVRNPVPEIGTLLKGSDTIYLVDTVTSLGGLEIRMDDWNIDALYSGTQKCLSCPPGLAPLSFSDKAMAKLNGRKKKVPNWYLDLTLIANYWGTNRVYHHTAPVNMLYGLYQALLLIFEEEPEKVFQRHKENHLTLVKGLEELGLTMLVDEPYRLPMLNAVCVPDGVDELSVRRRLRSEFKIEIGGGLGPLTGKIWRMGLMGHTARKENVSRLLMALQEVLRG; this is encoded by the coding sequence ATGAAGAACCTATTGGAAAATATTGAAGAAGTCTTGCTCATGGGCCCTGGCCCTTCTTGTGTACCTCCTCAGGTCTATACGGCTCTGAGCCGGATAACCTTGGGACATCTGGATCCCTACTTTTTGAACATCATGGACGAACTCAAAGAAATGCTCCGTCGGATCATGAATACCAGGAATAACCTTACTATCCCCATATCAGGAACGGGTTCTGCCGGTATGGAGGCATCTTTTGTGAATCTGGTGGAACCGGGCGACAAGGTTCTGATCATGATAAACGGCGTCTTTGGCATGAGGATGCAGGACGTGGCCAACAGGCTCGGTGCTAAAGTTGATGTTCTGGAGTTCCCCTGGGGAACCCCTGCTTTGCTGGAAGCGGTAGAAAAAAAGATCCGGCAGGAATCCTATAGAATAGTGGCTGTTGTCCATGCCGAGACCTCAACTGGTGTTAGGAATCCCGTTCCCGAAATCGGCACGCTCCTCAAAGGCAGTGACACCATCTACCTGGTGGACACCGTTACCAGTCTGGGTGGACTCGAGATCAGAATGGATGACTGGAACATAGATGCCCTTTACAGCGGCACACAGAAATGCCTGTCCTGCCCTCCCGGACTTGCACCCCTTTCATTTTCCGATAAAGCGATGGCCAAGCTGAACGGACGCAAAAAGAAAGTGCCGAACTGGTATCTCGATCTTACTCTCATTGCCAACTATTGGGGTACAAATCGGGTTTACCACCACACGGCGCCTGTAAACATGCTCTATGGTCTATACCAGGCCCTCCTCCTAATCTTTGAGGAAGAGCCAGAAAAGGTGTTCCAGCGGCACAAGGAAAACCACTTGACACTGGTAAAAGGGTTGGAAGAGCTGGGTCTCACGATGTTGGTGGACGAACCTTACCGCCTCCCCATGCTGAATGCCGTGTGTGTTCCTGATGGGGTAGATGAACTGTCTGTCCGACGGCGTTTGCGTAGCGAATTCAAAATCGAGATCGGCGGCGGCCTGGGACCCCTAACAGGGAAAATCTGGCGTATGGGGCTCATGGGACACACGGCAAGAAAGGAGAACGTTTCAAGGCTGCTAATGGCACTGCAAGAAGTGCTGAGGGGATAG
- a CDS encoding nitronate monooxygenase yields the protein MGNKQTLPFLTIKGKTIKAPIIQGGMGIGVSLSPLASAVAREGGIGIVSSACLDRLVSKRNGRKRNTYEATYEEVSLAKASGGVSGINIMVAIVRDYEESVKGAIDAGADVIISGGGLPLALPAIKNPGDTALIPIISSARALELICKKWERYDYRPDAVVLEGPLAGGHLGFRIDQIHLESNRLENLLPPVKEVSIKYGGFPVIVAGGIYTHDDIVKFLQMGADGVQMGTRFLVTVESSASDAYKQAVINAGKDDIIVAQIPCSPCGMPFMVIKKSPMFQSALEQKRKPRCDKGYILMRDKEGNFTRCAAQHEDGGCFCICNGLLSSAGYNPDIEEPLYTVGANGYLVDKIMTVKELMEELTGQSEITNRVKNQWNQPMGSGLEI from the coding sequence ATGGGCAACAAACAGACGCTACCTTTTCTGACCATTAAAGGGAAGACCATTAAGGCACCCATCATACAGGGCGGGATGGGCATCGGGGTATCACTTTCGCCCCTTGCAAGCGCAGTGGCAAGAGAGGGCGGCATCGGTATCGTATCGAGCGCCTGCCTCGACAGACTTGTCTCGAAAAGGAATGGCAGGAAACGCAATACCTATGAAGCTACCTATGAGGAGGTGTCTCTTGCGAAAGCAAGCGGGGGTGTATCCGGTATAAACATAATGGTTGCCATAGTAAGAGATTATGAGGAATCTGTAAAAGGCGCAATAGATGCAGGCGCCGATGTTATTATTTCGGGCGGGGGACTGCCGTTAGCCCTCCCTGCTATCAAGAACCCGGGAGATACCGCACTTATCCCCATCATTTCGTCAGCGAGGGCGCTCGAGCTTATATGTAAGAAATGGGAACGTTATGACTACAGGCCCGATGCTGTTGTCCTCGAAGGACCTCTTGCCGGTGGACATCTTGGGTTTAGAATCGACCAGATCCACCTTGAATCGAACAGGCTTGAAAACCTTTTACCCCCTGTAAAAGAGGTTTCAATAAAGTATGGGGGTTTTCCTGTTATCGTTGCAGGAGGCATTTATACCCATGATGATATTGTAAAATTTTTACAGATGGGGGCTGATGGTGTGCAAATGGGAACGCGTTTTCTCGTAACTGTAGAGAGCAGCGCATCGGATGCGTATAAACAGGCCGTTATCAATGCCGGCAAGGACGACATAATAGTCGCACAAATACCCTGTTCCCCCTGCGGTATGCCATTTATGGTCATTAAGAAATCACCCATGTTCCAATCTGCACTCGAACAAAAGAGAAAACCACGCTGTGACAAGGGGTATATCCTGATGAGAGATAAAGAGGGAAATTTTACCAGGTGTGCGGCACAGCATGAGGACGGAGGCTGTTTCTGCATCTGTAACGGCCTCTTGAGCTCTGCCGGCTATAACCCGGACATAGAAGAGCCACTCTATACAGTAGGAGCCAACGGCTACCTGGTTGATAAGATTATGACCGTAAAAGAACTGATGGAAGAACTGACCGGCCAATCAGAGATAACAAACAGAGTCAAAAACCAATGGAACCAACCAATGGGGTCAGGTCTTGAAATATAA
- a CDS encoding dihydrodipicolinate synthase family protein produces MNLHGIMPPITTPFNGREVTFDRLKENFQRWNRTKLSGYLVLGSNGEAVYLSEAERIKVIEVSREAIPKEKIMLVGTGMESTGETIRFTNEAARLGADMALVVTPCYFKGSMTPQVLYDHFVAVAEASRIPVLVYNVPQFTGINMEPPLVAKLSQQPNIIGIKDSSGNIDQLSQIIHQSAKDFVVFVGSAPVLFPALCVGAVGGILAVANVLPELCTRIADLYAEGQYIKARELQNRLTPIAKAVTTTYGISGLKAAMDMVGYFGGEPRAPLKKAGPDAESVLRDLMEGLKDIL; encoded by the coding sequence ATGAATTTGCACGGCATCATGCCACCTATCACCACGCCCTTCAACGGGAGAGAGGTAACATTTGACAGACTAAAAGAGAACTTCCAGAGGTGGAACCGGACCAAGCTCTCCGGGTACCTCGTCCTCGGATCGAACGGAGAGGCGGTTTATCTCAGTGAAGCAGAAAGAATCAAAGTGATCGAGGTCTCCCGGGAGGCCATCCCGAAAGAGAAGATCATGCTTGTGGGTACTGGCATGGAATCAACGGGCGAGACCATCAGGTTTACCAACGAGGCGGCCCGTCTCGGTGCCGACATGGCCCTCGTGGTGACACCTTGCTATTTCAAGGGCTCCATGACGCCACAGGTCCTTTATGACCACTTTGTGGCTGTGGCTGAGGCGTCCCGTATTCCTGTCCTCGTCTACAACGTACCCCAGTTTACGGGCATCAACATGGAGCCGCCCCTGGTTGCAAAGCTCTCCCAGCAACCGAACATAATAGGTATCAAGGACAGCTCGGGTAATATCGACCAACTCAGCCAGATTATCCATCAATCGGCCAAGGACTTTGTGGTGTTCGTGGGCTCCGCTCCTGTCCTTTTCCCTGCCTTGTGTGTAGGTGCGGTAGGCGGCATCCTTGCGGTTGCCAACGTTCTTCCCGAACTGTGCACCCGTATTGCCGATCTTTATGCTGAGGGGCAGTACATTAAGGCACGGGAGCTTCAGAACCGGCTCACACCCATTGCCAAGGCAGTGACCACGACTTACGGCATAAGCGGGCTGAAGGCTGCCATGGACATGGTGGGCTATTTCGGTGGAGAGCCGAGAGCTCCCCTGAAAAAGGCAGGTCCTGATGCCGAGAGCGTCTTGAGAGACCTTATGGAGGGACTCAAGGACATCCTGTAG